One Pyxicephalus adspersus chromosome 3, UCB_Pads_2.0, whole genome shotgun sequence genomic window carries:
- the PMP22 gene encoding peripheral myelin protein 22 has product MLLLLLGIIVLHVAVLVLLFVSTIVSSWLVGNSYSADLWQNCTEGISNTWNCVNASSSEWLQSVQAMMILSIIFSVLSLFLFFCQLFTLTKGGRFYLTGIFQLLAALCIVAGATIFTVRHTEWHRDPANFGFAYILAWVAFPLAAISGIIYVILRKRE; this is encoded by the exons ATGCTTCTCTTATTGCTTGGGATCATAGTTCTGCATGTGGCAGTGCTGGTACTGCTCTTTGTGTCTACAATTGTCAGT AGCTGGCTGGTCGGCAACTCCTATTCTGCAGACCTGTGGCAGAACTGCACCGAGGGCATCAGCAATACATGGAACTGTGTGAACGCGTCCAGCAGCG AATGGCTGCAGTCCGTCCAGGCCATGATGATACTGTCCATCATCTTTAGCGTCCTGTCCTTGTTCCTCTTCTTCTGCCAGCTGTTCACACTTACAAAAGGTGGACGTTTCTACCTAACCGGAATCTTCCAGCTTCTTGCAG cccTGTGCATTGTTGCtggagccaccatcttcaccgTGCGGCACACAGAATGGCATAGGGACCCGGCCAACTTTGGCTTCGCCTACATCCTGGCATGGGTGGCCTTCCCGCTGGCCGCAATCAGCGGCATCATCTACGTCATCCTAAGAAAACGCGAATAG